One window of the Chitinophaga niabensis genome contains the following:
- a CDS encoding tryptophan 2,3-dioxygenase — translation MTKTDVHYGDYLQLEKILNAQELESDKQQLHAHDEMLFIIIHQAYELWFKQLLFEVDSVAAIMQKPVNDNSPELQTVVHRTSRMVTILKLLVHQIDIMETMTPMDFLDFRDMLRPASGFQSWQFKALEARLGLKYQHRFGQEYYISQLKQAQIDLIKQAENQQSIIDLLNQWLERMPFFEEADNWTNYKPVNDISHPTEHIFWEDYQQIYINSLAAAEQSNRDQFNTIFTKDTPEAVRQLSPRACRAALFIMLYRGYPILQLPFQLLNSLLEIDEQLSTWRYRHMSMVHRMIGSRIGTGGSTGRDYLKGALDKHYIFADIARLTSFLIERRKLPALSTEMEKRLGFK, via the coding sequence ATGACAAAAACGGATGTGCATTACGGCGATTATTTGCAATTAGAAAAAATATTGAATGCCCAGGAACTGGAAAGCGATAAACAACAACTCCACGCACATGATGAGATGTTGTTCATCATCATCCACCAGGCCTATGAACTATGGTTTAAACAGTTGCTTTTTGAAGTGGATTCAGTAGCAGCGATCATGCAAAAACCGGTGAACGATAACTCCCCGGAGCTGCAAACCGTTGTTCACAGAACCTCCCGCATGGTCACCATTCTCAAACTACTGGTGCACCAGATCGATATCATGGAAACCATGACGCCCATGGACTTCCTCGATTTCCGTGATATGCTGCGCCCCGCTTCCGGTTTTCAAAGCTGGCAGTTCAAAGCGCTGGAAGCCAGGCTGGGCTTGAAATACCAGCATCGCTTCGGACAGGAATATTACATCTCCCAGTTAAAACAGGCACAGATAGACCTGATCAAACAGGCGGAAAATCAACAGTCCATTATCGACCTGCTCAACCAATGGCTGGAAAGGATGCCTTTCTTTGAAGAAGCAGATAACTGGACGAATTACAAACCGGTGAACGATATCAGCCATCCAACGGAACACATTTTCTGGGAAGATTACCAGCAGATCTATATTAACAGCCTTGCGGCCGCAGAACAAAGTAACCGCGATCAGTTCAATACCATCTTTACAAAAGATACCCCCGAAGCTGTACGCCAGCTTTCCCCCAGGGCCTGCAGGGCAGCCTTGTTCATTATGTTGTACAGAGGATACCCCATCCTGCAATTACCGTTTCAGTTGTTGAACAGTTTGCTGGAAATAGATGAACAACTCAGCACCTGGAGATACAGGCATATGAGTATGGTGCACCGCATGATCGGTTCACGGATCGGCACAGGTGGCAGCACCGGCAGGGATTACCTGAAAGGCGCACTGGACAAACATTACATCTTTGCGGATATTGCCCGGCTCACCAGCTTTTTGATTGAAAGAAGAAAATTGCCGGCTTTGAGCACTGAAATGGAGAAAAGACTTGGCTTTAAATAG
- a CDS encoding MGMT family protein: MDTVYAIVRKIPRGRATSYGAIAESAGIRLSARMVGWAMNAADSANPPIPAHRVVNSKGLLTGAHHFATPTLMQELLENEGIKVVDNQIQDFKTVFWDPAGEPKRKKKKP; this comes from the coding sequence ATGGATACAGTGTATGCCATTGTGCGTAAGATCCCCCGCGGCCGCGCCACCAGTTATGGCGCTATCGCAGAATCGGCAGGCATCAGGCTCTCTGCAAGAATGGTAGGCTGGGCCATGAATGCAGCAGATAGTGCAAACCCTCCTATTCCCGCTCACCGCGTAGTGAATAGTAAAGGACTGCTCACCGGCGCACACCATTTTGCCACACCCACCCTCATGCAGGAATTACTGGAAAACGAAGGCATCAAAGTAGTGGATAACCAGATCCAGGACTTTAAGACCGTTTTCTGGGACCCGGCGGGTGAACCTAAAAGGAAAAAGAAAAAACCCTGA
- a CDS encoding DUF4290 domain-containing protein produces the protein MEYNTARNHLIMREYGRNIQRMIEYILTIPDREVRQQQVSAVIELMGTLQPHLRNVEDFRHKLWDHLFLVSDFKLDVDSPYPIPTRETLHRKPDRLPYPKKYPRNRHFGKNLELVMDKALKTTDPEMKEGFTQVIGNYMKLAYSNWHKESVHDDAIKSELSNITGGVLQYHPGGAAPSSSSSNLAGGGANYNTQAGEYRASGGSSSKRKQFQQNKFKRNDGGGNSGGGGGKSNKHNKYNKNRNK, from the coding sequence ATGGAATATAATACCGCACGTAACCATCTGATCATGCGCGAGTATGGAAGGAATATCCAGCGGATGATCGAATACATACTCACTATCCCTGACCGGGAAGTTCGCCAGCAGCAAGTGTCTGCTGTGATAGAACTGATGGGAACGCTGCAACCTCACTTACGCAACGTGGAGGATTTCAGGCATAAGCTCTGGGACCATCTTTTCCTCGTTTCCGATTTTAAACTGGATGTTGACTCCCCCTACCCGATCCCTACGAGGGAAACTCTGCACCGCAAGCCGGACAGATTGCCTTATCCTAAAAAGTATCCGCGTAACCGTCACTTCGGCAAAAACCTGGAACTGGTGATGGATAAAGCATTGAAAACAACAGACCCTGAAATGAAAGAAGGGTTTACGCAGGTGATCGGCAATTACATGAAACTGGCTTACAGCAACTGGCACAAAGAAAGTGTGCATGACGATGCGATCAAGTCTGAACTCAGCAATATCACCGGTGGTGTATTACAATATCATCCCGGCGGAGCAGCTCCAAGCTCCAGCAGCAGCAACCTTGCAGGCGGCGGCGCCAACTACAATACACAGGCAGGAGAATATCGTGCCAGTGGTGGTTCCAGCAGCAAACGCAAACAATTCCAGCAGAATAAATTCAAAAGGAATGATGGCGGCGGTAACTCTGGCGGCGGAGGCGGAAAAAGTAACAAGCATAACAAATACAACAAAAATAGGAACAAGTGA
- the trmB gene encoding tRNA (guanosine(46)-N7)-methyltransferase TrmB, translating to MGQKKLQRFAEIETFPNVLIYPEGMPGKWKDHFGNNQPLTLELACGKGDYTLGLARLFPERNFMGVDLKGNRIWKGAKIALEEQLGNVAFLRTQIDKIEDYFLPGEVEEIWITFPDPFLRKSRARHRLTHPRFLAHYQQIIQPGGTINLKTDSPELYHFTRMVIEATGCTLLEDIPNVYAQEEVSPLLRIQTFYEGMHLADGRIIRFLKFVLPAAPIEWKAVKLDLEDETAAGEH from the coding sequence ATGGGACAAAAGAAACTTCAACGATTCGCAGAGATAGAAACTTTCCCGAATGTGCTTATCTATCCGGAAGGAATGCCCGGTAAATGGAAAGACCATTTCGGAAACAACCAGCCCCTTACGCTGGAACTGGCTTGTGGGAAAGGAGATTATACACTGGGCCTGGCCCGCTTATTCCCTGAAAGGAATTTCATGGGGGTAGACCTCAAAGGAAACCGCATCTGGAAAGGTGCCAAAATAGCCCTGGAAGAGCAACTCGGCAATGTAGCCTTCCTCCGCACACAAATAGATAAAATAGAAGATTACTTCCTCCCCGGAGAAGTAGAAGAGATCTGGATCACCTTTCCGGACCCCTTCCTCAGAAAATCCCGGGCCCGCCACCGCCTGACCCATCCAAGATTCCTGGCACATTACCAGCAGATCATCCAACCAGGCGGCACCATCAACTTAAAAACAGATTCTCCCGAGTTATATCATTTCACCCGCATGGTGATTGAAGCCACCGGCTGCACCCTGCTGGAAGATATTCCAAACGTTTACGCACAGGAAGAAGTATCACCATTATTGCGTATCCAGACCTTTTATGAAGGAATGCACCTGGCAGACGGCAGAATTATCAGGTTCCTTAAATTTGTATTGCCCGCCGCTCCCATTGAATGGAAAGCGGTAAAACTGGACCTGGAAGATGAAACAGCTGCAGGAGAACATTGA
- a CDS encoding IPExxxVDY family protein: MSVLKLKLDQEQLVEDFFEDTWLAGIMSPARDYQLCWQINQQLGYDFRVNNSLEIKLNKQQRAYYFTVLEYEEPTKSAAHYFYNNHCKAEFLLPELKHVDYIWLIKGNYYQAADVKNLIEECRKVELVQLVSLLDMKDIKNKINLIF, translated from the coding sequence ATGTCTGTACTAAAACTCAAATTAGACCAGGAACAGTTGGTGGAGGACTTTTTTGAGGACACCTGGCTGGCCGGGATCATGTCCCCCGCAAGGGACTATCAGCTTTGCTGGCAGATCAATCAACAGCTCGGGTACGATTTCCGCGTTAATAATTCCCTGGAGATCAAACTCAATAAACAGCAACGTGCCTATTACTTTACAGTACTGGAGTACGAAGAACCCACCAAATCAGCAGCGCATTATTTTTATAATAATCACTGCAAAGCAGAATTCCTGCTGCCGGAACTGAAACACGTGGATTACATCTGGCTTATCAAAGGAAACTACTACCAGGCAGCAGACGTCAAGAACCTGATAGAAGAATGCAGAAAGGTGGAACTCGTGCAACTGGTGTCGCTGCTGGATATGAAGGATATAAAAAATAAGATCAACCTGATATTTTGA
- a CDS encoding alpha/beta hydrolase: MKRFLIALLLLLQVKAQAQLANYNTTEYWSQFVLERSAMKPVITGDTCLVFVSNRFIHPDSLRFVDEYLDTTSLKYFFLEKLEGKWKVYQAPSLDEAMELLPHKKDIVVYAEGMGKIFTSNVYRAQLMSRQYDVNVVMFDYSSINTTYKPSKNFRIARLNARLSAGQYLQMLQQFQKARQEDQPWISGVKLTTFYHSMGNIILEQMVQQHDISSINSAPFVDNLVINAACVPQRGHAEWVEQIRFAKQIYVHYNQTDLQLKGAHVLTLKKQLGEKASRRQRADNAIYINFHDMVGWQHSYFMNFPYNVKFRLTPAMTDYFSRLFNGQGISSNEALSLFTTSSNQSPASAHQDIRRQ; encoded by the coding sequence ATGAAGCGGTTTTTAATAGCACTCCTGCTCCTTCTGCAAGTAAAAGCCCAGGCACAATTGGCCAATTACAATACCACTGAATACTGGTCGCAGTTTGTACTGGAACGATCCGCCATGAAACCCGTTATAACAGGAGATACCTGCCTGGTCTTTGTAAGCAACCGCTTTATCCATCCGGACAGTCTCCGCTTTGTAGACGAATACCTCGATACCACTTCCCTTAAATATTTCTTCCTGGAAAAGCTGGAAGGTAAATGGAAAGTTTACCAGGCCCCCTCGCTGGACGAAGCCATGGAACTGCTGCCCCATAAAAAAGACATTGTAGTGTATGCGGAAGGGATGGGCAAGATCTTTACCAGCAACGTGTACAGGGCACAGTTAATGAGCAGGCAGTATGATGTGAACGTAGTGATGTTCGATTATTCCAGTATCAATACTACTTACAAGCCCTCCAAGAACTTTCGCATAGCACGTTTGAATGCACGCCTTTCAGCCGGCCAGTATTTGCAGATGCTGCAGCAATTCCAAAAGGCCAGGCAGGAAGACCAGCCCTGGATCAGCGGCGTAAAGCTGACCACCTTCTACCACAGTATGGGAAATATTATCCTCGAACAAATGGTACAGCAGCACGACATCAGCAGCATCAATTCAGCACCCTTTGTAGATAACCTCGTGATCAATGCTGCCTGTGTTCCCCAACGTGGCCATGCGGAATGGGTGGAGCAGATCCGTTTTGCGAAACAGATCTATGTACACTATAATCAAACAGACCTTCAGCTCAAAGGCGCACACGTGCTCACTTTGAAAAAACAGTTAGGAGAAAAAGCGAGCCGCCGCCAGCGTGCAGATAATGCCATCTATATTAACTTCCATGATATGGTGGGCTGGCAGCACAGCTATTTTATGAACTTCCCTTATAACGTAAAGTTCAGGCTCACACCAGCCATGACGGATTACTTCTCCCGTTTATTCAACGGGCAGGGCATTTCATCCAATGAAGCGCTGAGCCTGTTCACTACTTCTTCAAACCAATCTCCCGCAAGCGCTCATCAAGATATTCGCCGGCAGTGA
- a CDS encoding SDR family oxidoreductase, producing MKLSLAGKIAVVSGGSQGLGLASAKELALLGASCILLARNETSLTAAVASLDVSQGQQHNYYVVDFSNPENVQATIRAITDAQIVNILVNNSGGPSGGPILAAEGGAFMKAFEMHVVCNQLLAQAVVPGMKASGYGRIIQIISTSVKAPIKNLGVSNTIRAAVANWAKTLAGELAPFGITVNNVLPGAMTTDRLKSLFKATAESRGVPVQTIADEWKAEIPMQRFGDPAEFGAAVAFLASPAAAYITGINLPVDGGRIPSL from the coding sequence ATGAAACTTTCGTTAGCGGGAAAAATTGCAGTGGTCAGCGGCGGATCCCAGGGTTTGGGACTCGCCTCAGCAAAGGAACTAGCCTTACTCGGGGCTTCCTGCATCCTCCTCGCGCGAAATGAAACTTCCCTCACAGCAGCCGTGGCATCCTTAGATGTCAGCCAGGGCCAGCAGCACAATTATTACGTGGTGGACTTCTCCAACCCGGAAAATGTGCAGGCCACCATCCGGGCTATCACGGATGCGCAGATCGTGAACATCCTCGTTAACAACAGTGGCGGCCCTTCCGGAGGCCCCATCCTTGCTGCGGAAGGTGGTGCTTTTATGAAAGCCTTTGAAATGCACGTGGTCTGCAACCAGCTCCTTGCCCAGGCTGTAGTGCCCGGCATGAAAGCCAGCGGATATGGAAGGATTATCCAGATCATCTCTACTTCTGTAAAAGCGCCCATTAAAAACCTGGGCGTTTCTAATACCATCAGGGCCGCAGTGGCCAATTGGGCTAAAACCCTCGCCGGCGAACTGGCTCCTTTTGGCATTACTGTCAATAATGTATTACCAGGCGCCATGACAACAGACCGCCTGAAAAGTCTTTTTAAAGCAACCGCCGAATCCAGGGGCGTTCCCGTACAAACCATCGCGGATGAATGGAAAGCAGAAATTCCCATGCAGCGTTTTGGCGATCCGGCAGAATTCGGTGCCGCCGTTGCTTTCCTCGCTTCTCCCGCAGCCGCTTACATCACCGGCATTAACTTACCTGTTGATGGAGGCAGGATCCCCAGCTTATAA
- a CDS encoding DUF5522 domain-containing protein has translation MKQLQENIDFYYNEQGYFVFTEKYHRERGYCCGNGCLHCPYDYEKVPDDKKAHLLAARRQKNDES, from the coding sequence ATGAAACAGCTGCAGGAGAACATTGATTTTTATTATAACGAGCAGGGATACTTCGTATTCACGGAAAAGTACCACAGAGAGCGTGGTTATTGCTGCGGAAACGGTTGCCTGCATTGCCCGTATGATTATGAAAAAGTCCCCGATGACAAAAAAGCCCATCTCCTTGCCGCCCGCCGTCAAAAAAACGACGAAAGCTAA
- a CDS encoding LytR/AlgR family response regulator transcription factor produces the protein MIRAVIIDDERNSRDIISLMLGKYCPQIEAVGTAANCREGIEQIRLHKPQLVFLDLEMPDGTGFDVLAGAYDASFEAIFVTAFEKRFLHTIRLSEVELILKPIDKESLLQAVGTVIKRIENQNPHPRYEVLLANFNRSAGEVRQMVIPCSQGKEVTLAVEEVSYFEGFSEKTVFYLEDGRVLNSPRSFRYYTELFTNMRFYQINNHQMVQVSHLQKVDPDDTKIVLRNKVVLEVTDRRRKELIVIWKSR, from the coding sequence ATGATCCGCGCCGTAATAATAGACGATGAAAGGAATAGCAGGGATATTATTTCCCTCATGCTGGGCAAGTATTGCCCACAGATAGAAGCTGTGGGTACAGCCGCCAATTGCCGCGAAGGCATTGAACAGATCAGGCTTCACAAACCCCAGCTGGTTTTCCTTGATCTTGAAATGCCCGATGGCACCGGCTTCGATGTACTGGCCGGCGCCTACGATGCTTCCTTTGAAGCCATCTTTGTTACCGCTTTTGAAAAACGTTTCCTGCACACCATCCGCTTAAGCGAAGTAGAACTTATCTTAAAACCCATCGATAAAGAAAGTTTGCTGCAGGCGGTAGGCACCGTTATCAAACGCATCGAAAATCAAAACCCGCATCCCCGCTACGAAGTGCTGCTGGCCAATTTCAACAGATCTGCCGGCGAAGTACGCCAGATGGTGATCCCCTGCTCCCAGGGAAAAGAAGTCACCCTCGCTGTAGAAGAAGTGAGTTACTTTGAAGGTTTCAGCGAAAAAACCGTGTTTTACCTGGAAGATGGCCGCGTGCTCAATTCCCCGCGTTCTTTCCGTTATTATACAGAGCTGTTCACCAATATGCGTTTCTACCAGATCAATAACCACCAGATGGTACAAGTATCTCATCTGCAGAAAGTAGACCCGGATGATACCAAGATCGTTCTGCGGAATAAAGTGGTACTGGAAGTAACAGATCGCAGAAGAAAAGAATTGATCGTTATCTGGAAGAGCCGCTGA
- a CDS encoding histidine kinase has product MNRILLTCLLFCCSLHPSQPAVAQDTLAIKFNTPVNGQDVRSYVSVFHDPAGKYKVKDLQNMTFKKDTSLFHPHKKVLHKVNNIWLKLTIRNISEIDSLVYFFTGFHDDIEWYAPDHEGRQQLAMHTGMMIDRGNVDRWGHYSFPLHVGAGETKTYYFHIINRFYRENAFMPVIYDPIHYAGFRHVEADRYKSEVLVIQVLLGMLLVFLCITVINYTQLPDRSSLYFAGYILGLIIFFALRLESKPYQLSFFYFCPMFKYYWDIPAMLFCFYFMYMLFGNMFLSLRERFPLMEKCYRYGAIASGILILVCITLIASGDYQTSATIYTWLYFITIIPIAISFVALARRTRHHPLIRFFLFGSISLLVLSVWAYVNNTQPVGFTPIPELVSPYNIMVLGVLLQALFFAAGLSYRNKLAHQEKTKTQEMLIKQLNKNKELQRKLNEQLEELVKEQTTEILRKKLELEEQRKLQLEVEYSKKLAEIELKAIRAQINPHFIFNCLNSIQLFVMQRDYEHAQKYLSDFSYLIRKTLDFSRRNFITLSDEITYLNTYLGLEKMRFENKMSYEIVVDPVIATAELEVPAMLLQPYVENAVKHGMTNEDHASGLLAIHFNQVASDMLECVIEDNGIGIERSRALRSLPSHHQSSGMEISLNRAELLNKMYNTGIQIEIIDKSLKQANDSGTIIRILIPQL; this is encoded by the coding sequence GTGAATCGGATACTATTAACATGCCTGTTGTTTTGTTGCTCCCTGCACCCTTCCCAACCCGCAGTTGCACAAGATACCCTTGCCATTAAGTTCAACACACCTGTAAATGGACAGGATGTGCGTTCGTATGTCTCCGTGTTTCACGATCCCGCAGGAAAGTATAAAGTGAAGGACCTGCAGAACATGACATTCAAAAAAGATACGTCCCTTTTTCATCCCCATAAAAAAGTACTGCATAAGGTCAATAATATCTGGCTGAAACTCACCATCAGGAACATCAGCGAAATTGATTCCCTCGTTTATTTCTTCACCGGTTTTCATGACGACATTGAATGGTATGCACCCGATCATGAAGGCAGGCAACAACTGGCCATGCATACCGGCATGATGATAGACCGTGGGAATGTGGACAGGTGGGGGCATTACTCCTTCCCCCTGCATGTTGGAGCCGGCGAAACAAAAACATATTACTTCCATATCATCAACCGCTTCTACCGGGAAAATGCTTTCATGCCCGTGATCTATGATCCCATTCACTATGCAGGTTTCCGGCATGTGGAAGCAGATCGTTATAAAAGCGAAGTACTGGTGATACAGGTATTGCTGGGTATGTTGTTAGTGTTCCTCTGCATAACCGTTATCAATTACACCCAGTTGCCGGACCGTTCCTCGCTTTACTTTGCAGGATACATTCTCGGCCTCATCATCTTCTTTGCATTACGCCTGGAATCGAAACCCTACCAGCTGTCCTTCTTCTACTTCTGCCCCATGTTCAAATATTACTGGGACATTCCGGCCATGCTGTTCTGTTTCTATTTCATGTACATGCTCTTTGGCAACATGTTCCTCAGCCTGCGGGAACGTTTTCCGCTGATGGAGAAATGTTACCGTTATGGTGCCATCGCATCAGGCATTCTCATCCTCGTATGCATTACACTCATTGCCTCCGGGGATTATCAGACCTCTGCTACCATCTATACCTGGCTGTATTTCATCACCATCATCCCCATCGCTATTTCTTTTGTAGCGCTGGCCCGCAGAACACGCCATCATCCATTGATCCGTTTTTTCCTGTTCGGTTCCATCAGCCTGCTGGTATTATCTGTATGGGCTTACGTGAACAATACACAACCCGTAGGTTTCACGCCTATTCCTGAGTTAGTATCTCCCTATAACATCATGGTGCTGGGCGTATTGTTACAAGCCCTCTTTTTTGCAGCCGGCCTCAGCTACCGTAACAAATTAGCACACCAGGAAAAAACAAAAACACAGGAGATGCTCATCAAACAGCTCAATAAGAATAAAGAGCTGCAACGCAAACTGAATGAGCAACTGGAAGAACTCGTAAAAGAACAGACCACAGAAATATTAAGAAAGAAACTGGAACTGGAAGAGCAGCGCAAACTGCAACTGGAAGTAGAATACAGTAAAAAGCTCGCAGAAATAGAACTGAAAGCCATCCGCGCACAGATCAACCCGCACTTTATATTCAACTGCCTCAACTCCATTCAGCTTTTTGTAATGCAGCGGGATTATGAACATGCACAGAAATACCTGTCGGACTTCTCTTACCTCATTCGCAAAACACTGGACTTCTCCCGCCGGAACTTTATCACACTCTCCGATGAAATAACTTATTTAAATACCTATCTTGGTCTCGAAAAGATGCGGTTTGAGAATAAGATGAGCTATGAGATTGTGGTAGACCCCGTGATCGCCACCGCAGAACTGGAAGTGCCCGCCATGCTGTTACAACCTTATGTGGAAAATGCCGTGAAACACGGTATGACCAATGAAGATCATGCCTCCGGCCTGCTCGCCATTCATTTTAACCAGGTAGCATCAGACATGTTGGAATGTGTAATAGAAGATAATGGAATAGGAATAGAACGCTCCAGGGCATTACGTTCCCTGCCTTCACACCACCAGTCCTCCGGTATGGAGATAAGTCTTAACAGGGCCGAGTTACTCAATAAAATGTACAACACCGGCATCCAGATAGAGATCATCGATAAATCACTTAAACAGGCCAATGACAGCGGAACCATTATCAGGATACTGATCCCTCAGTTATAG
- a CDS encoding 4a-hydroxytetrahydrobiopterin dehydratase has translation MWQEKENRLNRSFQFSDFKEAFAFMTKVALVAEKLDHHPHWINEYNKVDIFLSTHSAGNIVTDKDRELARLIDTLYKP, from the coding sequence ATGTGGCAGGAAAAAGAAAACCGGCTCAATCGCTCATTTCAGTTCTCCGATTTCAAAGAGGCATTTGCTTTCATGACTAAAGTAGCGCTTGTTGCAGAGAAATTAGATCATCATCCGCATTGGATAAATGAGTATAATAAAGTGGACATATTCCTGTCCACACACAGTGCAGGAAACATAGTTACTGATAAAGACCGTGAACTGGCCCGGCTTATAGACACTTTATATAAACCCTAA
- a CDS encoding Lrp/AsnC ligand binding domain-containing protein, producing MSHNLNIDKLDLQIISEMMSNAEISYADLGKKLFVSGGTIHVRMKKLQELGIVKGTRLHVDLKMIGYDVIAFIGIFLEKSSLYDTVAKELRKMPEIVRLNYTTGSYSMFAEIICKDITNLRRVLHDELQKIKGIERTETFISLEESFTRTINVVE from the coding sequence ATGAGCCACAATTTGAATATTGACAAACTGGATCTCCAGATCATCAGCGAGATGATGTCCAACGCTGAAATCTCCTACGCGGACCTGGGGAAGAAACTCTTCGTTTCAGGGGGTACTATTCACGTACGGATGAAGAAACTACAGGAGCTGGGTATAGTTAAAGGTACAAGATTACATGTAGATTTAAAAATGATCGGGTATGACGTGATCGCTTTCATCGGGATCTTCCTGGAAAAAAGCTCGCTTTATGACACGGTTGCCAAAGAACTCCGCAAAATGCCGGAGATTGTCCGCCTCAATTACACTACCGGCAGTTACAGCATGTTTGCTGAAATTATCTGCAAAGACATTACCAATCTTCGCCGTGTATTACATGACGAGCTTCAAAAGATCAAAGGGATCGAGCGCACCGAAACATTTATCTCATTAGAAGAAAGCTTTACCCGCACCATCAATGTGGTGGAATAA
- the chrA gene encoding chromate efflux transporter, which yields MFLRHISFLKAVLLHSVTAFGGPQGHLAMMMKTFVQQRKDVTEKELMEYNAFCQLLPGASSSQTLTLIGYKRGGVPLAVLTLLIWITPACLLMGSLSFLLQYMDKRALEVDIFQYVQPMAVGFLAYGSIKAYQISIRSWATVGIMVVAMLTSYFIKSPWTFPALIILGGIISNFSDKRIPGIPEKPKKIQWMNLWLFALIFLLAGFFSELARSENWITRRPFNLFENFYRFGSLVFGGGDILIAMMLEQYVTRAKSKFMSAEELLTGAGIMRAMPGPTFSVSAYVGGMAMRSQGPFAQFLGATLAPIAIFLPSMLLVLFFFPIWNNLKKHVMIYRALEGINAVVVGIMWAATFILFFAVNFTWYNILIMLGTLSLLYFTRFPAPIIVLVCILMGWWFS from the coding sequence GTGTTTTTACGCCACATCTCTTTTCTGAAGGCTGTTTTGTTACACAGCGTCACTGCATTCGGGGGCCCGCAGGGTCACCTTGCTATGATGATGAAAACCTTTGTGCAACAGCGGAAGGATGTAACGGAGAAGGAACTGATGGAATACAATGCTTTCTGCCAGTTGCTGCCGGGAGCATCTTCTTCCCAGACGCTTACACTGATCGGTTATAAAAGAGGGGGTGTGCCGCTGGCGGTGCTCACTTTGCTGATCTGGATCACCCCGGCCTGTTTATTAATGGGCTCCCTCAGCTTCCTGCTGCAGTACATGGATAAAAGGGCGCTGGAGGTAGATATCTTTCAATACGTACAACCCATGGCGGTTGGATTTCTGGCGTATGGGAGTATCAAAGCTTACCAGATCAGTATTCGCAGCTGGGCTACGGTGGGGATCATGGTGGTGGCCATGCTCACGAGTTATTTCATTAAATCTCCCTGGACCTTTCCGGCCCTGATCATCCTGGGCGGGATCATTTCCAACTTCAGTGATAAACGTATCCCGGGTATCCCGGAGAAGCCTAAAAAGATCCAGTGGATGAACCTCTGGCTTTTTGCGCTGATCTTTTTGCTGGCGGGTTTCTTTTCAGAGCTGGCGCGGTCAGAGAACTGGATCACCAGGAGGCCCTTTAACCTTTTTGAGAACTTCTACCGGTTCGGCAGTCTCGTTTTCGGTGGCGGGGACATTCTCATTGCAATGATGCTGGAACAATATGTAACCCGTGCAAAGTCCAAATTCATGTCTGCCGAGGAGTTACTGACGGGAGCAGGCATTATGCGTGCCATGCCGGGGCCTACTTTTTCCGTATCTGCTTATGTGGGAGGAATGGCCATGCGGAGCCAGGGACCGTTTGCACAGTTCCTGGGTGCAACTTTAGCACCTATCGCTATTTTTCTGCCGAGTATGCTGTTGGTGCTTTTCTTTTTTCCTATTTGGAATAACCTGAAGAAACATGTGATGATCTACCGTGCGCTGGAAGGGATCAATGCAGTGGTGGTGGGTATTATGTGGGCGGCTACTTTTATACTTTTCTTTGCGGTGAACTTTACCTGGTATAATATCCTCATTATGCTGGGTACACTGAGCTTATTGTATTTCACCAGGTTCCCGGCGCCTATCATTGTACTGGTGTGTATACTGATGGGATGGTGGTTCTCTTAG